In Oncorhynchus gorbuscha isolate QuinsamMale2020 ecotype Even-year unplaced genomic scaffold, OgorEven_v1.0 Un_scaffold_2113, whole genome shotgun sequence, the DNA window AAGGAAGCTTACTGAGGTGAATGACTTCCTCAGTCAAGAGCCTATGAAAATTGCAAAGTTGGAATAGTTACTACTTTATTACTATATTTAATCAGCAATGTttatattattcatattatattaGAATATGCAATATGCATAAATATTGAAGGAACATTGAAATTTGCAGTGTACAAGATGAACATGGTGAataggaatgacatttactctaaTGGGTTCCCCCCAAAAATGATCTGAAAGCCACACGTCCAATAATCCACGCCTCCAGTCTCCTCATAGGCTGCCACCTCTACAATATATTATTAAAAGGTTAAAAATGCAACCCCTCCCATCACAAAAAGGTTCCGGTGGGGTTCCAATAACCTTTTTGAACTGGAAAGGTCCTGCCGGTGCGGCAACCCAAAAGGTTCTTCCGGGCATCTTCACTGCTAAGAGTGTATCCCTGGTTAGCTCCCTAGCACGCCCTCTTGCAGGAATAAGATATATGCACACCGTATTCACGTGAAAACCTCTGTTGGGGCGTAACATTTGGCACCTCTTCAACGCCTATCCTAAACTCTTTGGAAGTAGCACTGTTGACTAATTATGGCAACAGAACAGGGAAAAGAGACAAGCCAAGACATTGTTTATTTAAAGGTTTGGGTGTATTGATTTTGCGGTTGAATAAAACCAAATGATTTGATGAAACTACCTCTGTCAAACACAAAGGCAGACGATTAGTCATCCCAGTTAGTAATCATGTTTCCTGTATGGTGAGTCAGAACACGACAGGTTCACACAGGTACTCCAGGGAGGAGCCTGAAAGGCCACAATACTCCCAGGCCTTCCTTTGTCATGCAAAGACATCAAAGCTCAGTAATTTTCCTCTACTGTAAAGGTCAGGACATGATGTTAGTAGGTAATCATTGAGCTGAGGTCTTTTCTTCTCTTTGTCACAGTCTCGACAGAACCTCCCGCTCTGGCTGCTGGGGATTTTCTTGGGGAAACTTTCAAGGTCTTCAAGAAGCTTGTAGTGGGTCCCCCGGATGCCACCAATGGAACATCCAGCAGTGACGAAACAGTGGACCTAGATCATTtggtgacccctgaccctgtgACATCTGACCCGGAAGACCAACTGCCCACCTTTGACCCAGAGGAGGGCAGCACAGATGAGACAGAGGGCAGCACTACAGAGGGCAGTATGAAACACCCCACTTCAGGACAAGATGATGAAGGGGAGCTGTTTGATGCCAACCTTAAACCTAGCTTTAACCTCCGCCCCAGTCCAACTCCTCGCCCCAGTCCAACTCCTCGCCCCAGTCCAAGTGATAGACCTGATTCACCAGAGGAAGATGAAATGATCCTGGATACCGAAAGCCCCACAGCAGAGTTTGTCCCCACAGCAGAGTTTGTCCCCACAGTAGAGTTTGTCCCCACAGCAGAGTTTGTCCCCACAGCAGAGTTTGTCCCCACAGCAAAGATTGTCCCCACTGCAGAGTTTGTCCCCACAGTAGAGTTTGTCCCCACAGCAGAGTTTGTCCCCACTGCAGAGTTTGTCCCCACAGCAGAGTTTGTCCCCACAGCAGAGTTTGTCCCCACAGCAGAGTTTAACCCCACCACTGATTTGGAAGATGTTACTGCAGAGTTTGTCCCCACAGCCCCAGTTTGTCCCTCACAGCAGAGTTTGTCCCCACAGCAGAGTTTGTCCCCCAGCAGAGTTTATCCAACTCAGATGTTTAACCCCACCACTGATTTTTCATGATTAACCCCAGAAGATGTTAACCAACTCATGAtgctaaccccagccccagtccttATCCAACTCATGAtgctaaccccagccccagtccttATCCAACTCATGAtgctaaccccagccccagtccttATCCAACTCATGAtgctaaccccagccccagtccttATCCAACTCATGAtgctaaccccagccccagtccttATCCAACTCATGAtgctaaccccagccccagtccttATCCAACTCATGATGCTAACCCCAGACCCAGTCCTTATCCAACTCATGATGCTAACCCCAGACCCAGTCCTTATCCAACTCATGAtgctaaccccagccccagtccttATCCAACTCATGATGCTAACCCCAGACCCAGTCCTTATCCAACTCATGATGCTAACCCCATACCCAGTCCTTATCCAACTCATGATGCTAGCACCACAACAGAGCTAGAGGAGATGGAGGACGATATATTCAGACCAAACTTTGTCGCCAGCCCTAGTCGTGTACCGGATCCCAGTCCCAGCCATAGTCCCATCTCAGAGTTTGAAGAAGAAGACCTGTTACCTCTTAGCCTTGATCCAAGCTTTAGTACCACCTCCAGACCTAGCCAAAGTTTGGGGAGCAGCCATACACCTAGTTCTAACCTAACCAGTATGACAGACTTGGAGGAAGGCGGGGCTGCAAAGATGAACACAGAGCTGGCCTTCACCTCAACCACCAGTTCTGCTGCACCTACAACAGTCAGGATGAATTCAGACATCGAAGGGTCAGGGTTGGGATTCATGCCTCAGAGTAGCACCACAGTAGCAGCCCCTGCTGGTGAGGAGGACCAAACGTACAACTCCCGAGTCGATAAGCCACTCATTGAAACAAAGACAATAATTCAAGGCAGCAATAGGCTTGCTCTACCAAGGGAGGAACCGGCAGTGGATACCTCTACAGGTACAGTACTGTTTATCCAGGAGAAGTGTACTAATATTCTGTCCCTTCAAAGTTCTTGTGTTCAGGTCTATATACCTGCTGTAATGAGAACAGAACTTTTTTTGTTAGTATTGAACACATCTCTTTGAGTGTAAATTGTAGTTAATCTCTATTTCCACAGTTCTTCGTGATGCAGCTGCTGTAAAACCAACCCCATCCAGACAACATGATTCATATACATCGGGTCAGTTCCTGAATCATACACGCCCAGCTAACAAGATATGCTACTGATACACCAGGGAACGTTCTGCTCCTTGGTGCAGTTTAAATGTGAAGACAATGTTTTGTGAACGTACTAGAGGACCCAGTAGACACGGTCACTTCCCCTCACTGTCTGCTtcgtcttcttctcctcctcctccaggttggTTGATCATCGTTGCCTTCGTCGCGGGCGTGGCGGTGTTGGTCGTAATCTGTGTCGCCATAGGTACCAGAGACAGGTAAAATCCACCACTTTCAAACCCATCCCGGAAAATATGTTCATGAGATTGAAACATGTTGTCACTTAGTTACAAACCATGGAATTAAACCATGTCAAATCATCTTGCAGGTGGAATGCACCGGCCCAGGCTTCTGAGAAGAAGGTCGCCAACGCGAGCTCAGGAGATGAGAAGGTGGAGCGGGAAATGGAGAGGTTTCTGTCTAAAGAGAGGCCAAGGGAAAACATCCACGCTGGAGAGTACACTGTTATACTTCTGGAGGACCTCCCTGAGAAAGAGCCGCTGGACTGAGACGGGCCAAGGAGATGCAGAACGGGGACAAAATAAGAACAACGGACACCTGAGAAATAGAATGGAACGGGTCTCCCCATTCTAGTCAATGGTGGCATAATGGGTGGCATAATGGGTGGCATAATGGGTGGCATAATgggtggcataatgggtggatccccattcttgacacacacaggaaactgttgagtgtgaaaacccagcagcattgtagttcttgacacaaacgggtgcacctggcacctaccctgttcaaaggcacttaaatattttgtcttgcccattcaccctctgaatggctcacagacacaatccatgtctcaattgtctcaaagcacaatccagtctcctccccttcttctacactgattgaagtgacatcaataagggatcatggctttcacctggattcacctggtcagtctatgtcatggaaagatttCTCACAGCAGGGAAAGAATCCTGCAGCAACTGGAAATGTGAATGATTATGTGGTTTATAAttcatttttgtaggggttgataatgCATTTTTGTACTTacggcaaatcaagtctgacatttttaagcgtaaattacaaactttagaactCTTTTTAAACTTTGAATAACTACAAGTTTACATTTCCTACCTTGCAGGAAATTTGCTGCAACAAccgggtgatcaaattaagaccctACATCTGTAGCTAGTGATTCCTGATTCTGTGACTATGAATGGAGACATTCTAGAATGTATGTGGGACACGTCTGTGGCGTGTGAGTTTGAACTGTCCCTTTGACCTTTGGTAGCCCAGATAAGTCAGATTGATAAACACCTGTTCCGATGGGCTATGGATGAACACGTCGCTATATCTCTGTTGACATTATGTATATTATCAAAGTTACAAACACTGTCAAAACCATtgatagaaaaaaagaaaacaaggTCATACTGAATTTAAAATTCTCACTCACCGaccagtgttgttgttgttgttgttgtaattattgttgttgttgttattgttgttgttatttttgttttgatATTGCACTATTTTTTATCAACAAATCTTATTTGTGTACATGTTTTTGATCAACctgtaaaataaaatacagaatccATACAGAATATAAAtgaatgtgttgtttcatagtgaCACATACACTCAGGGACTCACATAAGTGCTACACAGCCACAATAAGTCAAGCATAGCAGAAAGACTGAATAGCAACCTACTTAGAGCCCTGCTTTTCACTACATTTCCACTGGGTGTAAAATCCTGCTGACTCTGGCATTACGTATTGTTCAGATGAATGCCGGTATGTGAATCATAGTAAGTATAATATACTTTATACTTCATATGTATTTGTTTTAAACACTCAGGGTTCTTCTAGTGTTAGACAGTTGTATGATGCACAGTGCATAGCTACTGCTGAAGTATAATGGATGCATTTTAAACCATTACAACACTTCATTAGTCAGCTACACTAAATGTTTACCAAATGTAGTTTCTCCCTTCCATTTCCACGTCTGTTCATATAAAGTGTACTGCAGATCATTTTAAACTATGAACTAACTACAACTAGTGGGGTTTAAATACAACTACTACCATGCTTTGGTACTCTGGGACCATATGTCAAGAAAGAAACAATCCGGttttcatttttcatttcaaCATTTATTGGTTTCCATAATTATATGTACACAAGAAGTAGTAAAACACTTTACCACACTTTTAGTCCATttgtctgacagagaaaattatattttttacattttagacaAATTAAATTCATACTTTCTTTAGTTcactcacacacattcaacaTTAGACAGATTCTAgaaccacacattcacacagtcaacatcagacagattctagaaccacacattcacacagtcaacatcagacagattctagacccacacattcacacagtcaacatcagacagattctagaaccacacattcacacagtcaacatcagacagattctagaacacacacagtcaacatcaGACAGATTCAAGAATCCCACATTCACACAGTCAACATCAGACAGATTCTAgaaccacacattcacacagtcaacatcagacagattctagaaccacacattcacacagtcaacatcagacagattctagaaccacacattcacacagtcaaCATCAGACAGATTCTAGAACCACACATTTACACAGTCAACATCAGACAGATTCAAGAATCCCACATTCACACAGTCAACATCAGACAGATTCAAGAATCCCACATTCACACAGTCAACATCAGACAGATTCAAGAATCCCACATTCACACAGTCAACATCAGACAGATTCTAgaaccacacattcacacagtcaacatcagacagattctagaaccacacattcacacagtcaacatcagacagattctagaaccacacattcacacagtcaacatcagacagattctagaaccacacattcacacagtcaacatcagacagattctagaaccacacattcacacagtcaacatcagacagattctagaaccacacattcacacagtcaacatcagacagattctagaaccacacaatcacacagtcAACATCAGACAGATTACACAACAATGAGGAAGAATGTTCCAACATGTTCTTGGACACATATGTGCATTGAATCAAAATCCAGGATAGAAAATAGACAGCAGAAGAATGGTCTACATGTACATTTCAACAGAGATTCATAGAAAAATAAAAAGAGGAAAAAGCCAAACGGAGAAAGAAAACATTTAAAGTGAATTTATGAATCACTGATGTTTAACAGTGTTCAGCTTTGTCTCTATGTCTGGACAAGACTCAAGAGCATTTTGCATAGGTGCATAGGTGCATAGGTGCATAGGTGCATAGGTGCATAGGTGCATAGGTGCATAGGTGCATAGGTTGCCTGAAAAAATGTTGCCTGAACCTGATATTCAGCTaacgtacatacatacagtagctGCCAGCACCAACGCTCTGTTGATGCCTGCCCCTGTCGTCTGGATTCCACTCTGAGAAAGCTACACCTTTAATTGGACTTTTCCCTCTTATCTTGTCAACCTAACAACAAAAGTAACAAGGATACTGTAAAACAAACAGTAAAATAACACCACCCAGTCCATAGTGGTGGAAAATACAGCACTTTTTTCTCTTCTTTTTCCTCTCTTTCCAGACCATTTTCTGGATCATTCTGTGTATGCATTAAGAGTATTAACTACATCTGTCTCCCTGAAAAAGACCAAACAATTCCATATGTATATTGGTGTTGGATTCAACATTTTGAACATTGAGACATTAAATAAATGATAGAGAAGAAGCATAGAATCAAAGGAGAAAGTTAAGGGTTCTCTGTGGAATGTgtttgatggaggagaggagagtgaagtgTTGATATAGGgaagacagatggacatctgtggattaggtgaaggaggggttgaggtcagcaaATGGGAGGTGAGGTCAGTAATCAGGGTTTCTTATCTGGTTACCTTCTTCCTGTTGGGCATATactgtaaggattggagagagggagtgtcttAAGTGGGATATAAATATCTGGATGGGACAAATGTTGGGTTGTCTGATTACAGCTGTACAGAACCTTTGGGAAGAATTCAActtggttaaagcttctctagtgtcggtgggttatttactctgaaaaataagaacctaacaTTGGAAAGTTAATATCTCTGTGAGACTAGTAGACTACTACCCAAAGTAAAAGGACAAACAACGTAGTTCTACTTTTGCATATGGTTTTCCTATCGTTACAGAAACCCTGAGCAGAACCCTCTGTGAGATCATATTTGTTTAGGATTCACTACAAAACGTTTCACCTAAATATCTACCTGGATCTAGTATATGTTATATCCACAAAGTGCAAGGAGGCACTTTGAACATGGAGATGTAAGATAATGCTGCTCTTCAACAGGTTCCGTCCAGAGTGTTTCTGAGACCCAGTACTGCTGTAAAGATCAGTTCCCTATTGAGATTCTACCCAGCATCCACTGCAAGGTAATGGTCTTGTTGTTATATAACCTTACTGGTCCAGGTACAGAGGTTTGTACAGTGCagtgctggacacacacacaccgagctcCAAATAGTCCTATCTGTAATTGCAAGCTACTTTTTCGGTCTTTGTATTTATCATGTTGATACGACATACATTAGAGGAAGTGTCTGAAACAGAACTTTATAAAGGGAGGACCGGCCTTCCTTTTTTTCAGAGTCACAAATGAGCATGTTGGAGATGGAGCTGAACTTTTCAAATCCAAATTGAAGGGCAAATTTTCTGTTGATATGGATTATTTGACTGTAATAAACATTGTCGTAATCATcacgctgactgactgaacagattGTGGTTGACAAGGCAAGGTTGTCGTTTAGCatagaaatacaaacacacaaaGCACTGACTTTCAGGGCCGACCGGCTTACAAGCCTATATTCCCTCTACCATCGcctactctccctctaccatctctctaccatctcctactccctctctctaccatctctctaccatctcttactccctctctctaccatctcatactctccctctaccatctctctaccatctcctactccctctctctaccatctcctactccctctctctaccatctctctaccatctctctaccatctctctaccatctcctactctccctctaccatctctctaccatctcttactccctctctctaccatctcctactctccctctaccatctctctaccatctcttactccctctctctaccatctcttactctctctctaccaactcttactctctctctaccatctcttactccctctctctaccatctcctactctccctctaccatctctctaccatctcttactccctctctctaccatctcctactctccctctaccatctctctaccatctcttactccctctctctaccatctcttactctctctctaccaactcttactctctctctaccatctcttactccctctctctaccatctcctactctccctctaccatctctctaccatctcttactccctctctctaccatctcttactctctctctaccaactcttactctctctctaccatctcttactccctctctctaccatctcctactctccctctaccatctctctaccatttcttactctccctctaccatatcttactctct includes these proteins:
- the LOC124025003 gene encoding uncharacterized protein LOC124025003, which gives rise to MEDDIFRPNFVASPSRVPDPSPSHSPISEFEEEDLLPLSLDPSFSTTSRPSQSLGSSHTPSSNLTSMTDLEEGGAAKMNTELAFTSTTSSAAPTTVRMNSDIEGSGLGFMPQSSTTVAAPAGEEDQTYNSRVDKPLIETKTIIQGSNRLALPREEPAVDTSTVLRDAAAVKPTPSRQHDSYTSGWLIIVAFVAGVAVLVVICVAIGTRDRWNAPAQASEKKVANASSGDEKVEREMERFLSKERPRENIHAGEYTVILLEDLPEKEPLD
- the LOC124025001 gene encoding cell surface glycoprotein 1-like translates to MPISDLRMWTLLLGVIFGLLAPVQSDPVPVSTEPPALAAGDFLGETFKVFKKLVVGPPDATNGTSSSDETVDLDHLVTPDPVTSDPEDQLPTFDPEEGSTDETEGSTTEGSMKHPTSGQDDEGELFDANLKPSFNLRPSPTPRPSPTPRPSPSDRPDSPEEDEMILDTESPTAEFVPTAEFVPTVEFVPTAEFVPTAEFVPTAKIVPTAEFVPTVEFVPTAEFVPTAEFVPTAEFVPTAEFVPTAEFNPTTDLEDVTAEFVPTAPVCPSQQSLSPQQSLSPSRVYPTQMFNPTTDFS